AGTGATAGATAATAAGTTGGGAGACTTGACAAAGTACTCTTCAATAAAGTAAGCCTACctccttttgacaaatacaaccACTTCCAACCAGCGAGCTTCTTCTCCACCCTCTCTAAAATATGATTCCAGATCGAAATATCCTTAAAATGAGCCCCAAGAGGCATTCCCAAATAAGACATAGGCAAACGCCCAACCTTACAACATAGAATGCGAGCCAAAGCACCCAAATTCCCAACCTCACCAACTGGCACAATTTCACTCTTGCCAACATTTACTTTTAAGCCTGTAATAGCTTCAAAAAAGATCAACACCAtccttatatataataattgttctttagATGCATCACAGAAAAGAATAGTATCATTAGCAAACAAAAGATGAGAAATATGCAAACCTCCTCTTGCATTGGGGCTTGCCTGGAATCCCCTAAAAAAGTCACCCTCTTCTGTCCTCCTCAATAATCTACTCAACACCTCCATCACCAACAAGAACAAAAGAGGAGATAAAAGATCTCCTTGACGAAGACCACGTGAGCTACCAAAAAAGCCAGTCGGGGACCCATTAATAAGCGCCGAGAAACGAACTATAATGATACAAGCCTTCATCCACTTCCCCActtctccccaaaacccatCCTCTCCATTAAGTAAAACAAAGCATTCCAATTTACATGATCATAAGCCTTCTCTATATCCAACTTAATGATCACACCTGAAACACCACTCTTCAATCTACTATCCAAACATTCATTTGCTATAAGAACAGAGTCAAGAATCTGTCTTCCCCCTACAAAGGCATTCTGAGAGTTGGATATAAGTTTGTCCAAAACACTTCGAAGCCTAGAAGCCAACACTTTTGACAGAAGTTTGTACAAACTTCCCACAAGGCTAATGGGCCAAAAATCTTTAATATTGACAGCTTTAATCATCTTAGGTATCAAACATAGAAAAGTAGCATTCAGAGATTTCTCAAAGATGCATTGGCTATGAAAGTCTACAAAAAAAGCCATAACATCCTCTTCTATCACACCCCAACACTTTTGGAAGAAAGCTATGGTAAAGCCATCAGGACCAAGAGCCTTATCACCCTCAGCCTCCCGAAGAGCGGCAATGATCTCCTCCCTATCAAACTCCCTTTCAAGAGAAAGCCTATCAGACTCATCCAAACTAGCAAAATCTAACCCATCAACAGTG
The Quercus lobata isolate SW786 chromosome 10, ValleyOak3.0 Primary Assembly, whole genome shotgun sequence DNA segment above includes these coding regions:
- the LOC115964359 gene encoding uncharacterized protein LOC115964359; its protein translation is MKACIIIVRFSALINGSPTGFFGSSRGLRQGDLLSPLLFLLVMEVLSRLLRRTEEGDFFRGFQASPNARGGLHISHLLFANDTILFCDASKEQLLYIRMVLIFFEAITGLKVNVGKSEIVPVGEVGNLGALARILCCKVGRLPMSYLGMPLGAHFKDISIWNHILERVEKKLAGWKWLYLSKGGRLTLLKSTLSSLPTYYLSLFTIPQHIVDRLVRIQRNFLWGSSNDVFRYLLVAWDKVVWPVEMGGLGIRKIGLFNQALLGKWL